A portion of the Tachysurus fulvidraco isolate hzauxx_2018 chromosome 8, HZAU_PFXX_2.0, whole genome shotgun sequence genome contains these proteins:
- the eme1 gene encoding crossover junction endonuclease EME1, with protein sequence MGSDSRGFRISDGDSSDSEQLPVIDFSQKPKTLLRSDSSDSAMTHPVSARPAGGNVFTVSSDSEEEEEEVFVPLALRLKQKAVAKSTCQSQNSSVSQSKSLKANISTAQSVKVVQEDPSPVRCHRNEDEDAGIRKRKRTLEETEACREEALRRKAEREKQHGEKERLRVEKKALTDAVKAMRPDECIKHMVAVVDPGLLQMEGGGDLLTSLHTLGCSCAIEKQTLPRSVSWLRRTPCPRSGEVMCVPESQAVLQVPVDDLISMVHSSTQEQRSRGERDHGVTLTAWVLRLMERNSNRNLSLSVIDIERYFKSQNAKGQQKFRDVVLGDETKKRKKKDMEQLPNVSRVELEEALVDLQLHTGVQVHFHSTWKDFTNYVTMSTKAVAEAPFKWERDKTGFSFCLESEWAGGQKVERTGKGLLQVWKRQIQQLNRVSADMATAILSAYPSPQLLIQAYTQCRSDRQKAALMSDVLIRRGEGVTSTTRRIGPELSKRMFLLMMSSDPEQNLDSVA encoded by the exons ATGGGAAGCGACAGCCGAGGATTTCGTATCAGTGACGGCGACTCCAGCGACTCAGAGCAGCTTCCTGTTATAGATTTCTCCCAAAAACCAAAGACTTTGCTTCGTTCAGACTCCTCAGACTCGGCGATGACTCACCCGGTCTCGGCTCGACCTGCTGGAGGAAACGTCTTCACGGTCAGCAGTgacagtgaggaggaggaggaggaggttttTGTTCCTCTGGCTCTCAGGCTGAAACAGAAAGCTGTAGCTAAGAGCACATGCCAGAGTCAGAATTCATCTGTGAGTCAGAGCAAAAGTTTGAAGGCGAACATCTCAACTGCTCAGAGTGTTAAAGTCGTCCAGGAGGACCCGAGCCCTGTGAGGTGTCACAGAAACGAGGACGAGGATGCTGGGATTCGGAAACGCAAACGCACCTTGGAGGAGACGGAGGCGTGCAGAGAAGAGGCGCTGCGCAGGAAAGCCGAGCGGGAGAAACAGCACGGAGAGAAGGAGAGGCTGAGAGTGGAGAAGAAAGCTCTGACTGATGCTGTAAAGGCCATGAGGCCAGACGAGTGCATCAAACACATGGTGGCAGTGGTGGATCCTG gtctACTGCAGATGGAAGGTGGAGGTGATCTCCTGACTTCATTGCACACATTGGGATGCAGCTGTGCCATTGAGAAGCAAACACTACCACGGAGTGTGTCCTGGCTTAGACGCACACCTTGTCCGCGG agtGGAGAGGTGATGTGTGTCCCAGAATCTCAGGCGGTGCTGCAGGTCCCGGTGGACGACCTCATCAGCATGGTTCACAGCTCCACACAG gAGCAGAGGAGTAGAGGAGAGCGTGACCATGGTGTAACCCTCACTGCTTGGGTGCTGCGTCTCATGGAGAGAAACTCCAACAGaaatctcagtctgtctgtgatcGATATCGAGAGATATTTTAA GAGTCAGAACGCTAAGGGTCAGCAGAAGTTTCGGGACGTGGTGCTGGGAGACGAGacgaagaagaggaaaaagaaagacatggAACAGCTTCCTAATGTCTCCCGGGTGGAGCTGGAGGAG GCTTTAGTCGACCTCCAGCTTCACACTGGGGTCCAAGTCCATTTTCACTCGACCTGGAAAGACTTCACTAATTATGTTACCATGTCAACCAAGGCAGTAGCTGAAGCACCGTTCAA gtgggAGCGAGACAAGACAGGTTTTAGTTTTTGTCTGGAGAGCGAGTGGGCTGGTGGTCAGAAGGTGGAGCGAACAGGGAAAGGACTTCTTCAGGTGTGGAAGAGGCAGATCCAGCAGCTGAACCGCGTCAGTGCAGACATGGCTACAGCCATCCTCAGTGCATATCCCTCTCCTCAGCTTCTTATTCAG GCGTACACACAGTGCAGGTCAGACCGCCAGAAAGCCGCCTTGATGTCAGACGTTCTGATCCGGCGTGGAGAAGGAGTGACGTCGACCACACGCAGGATCGGCCCAGAGCTGTCCAAGCGAATGTTCctgctgatgatgtcatcagacCCAGAGCAGAACCTTGATTCTGTGGCATGA